A genomic segment from Spinacia oleracea cultivar Varoflay chromosome 3, BTI_SOV_V1, whole genome shotgun sequence encodes:
- the LOC110788027 gene encoding leucine-rich repeat extensin-like protein 3, producing MEHHRKPLSLLPILLLLLLNILPLTTANFRVVANYEVACTMCNTCQPCNPYPSSTPPPPSPPPPSPPPPATTTAGCPPPPSQPSSGGGGTSGSYYYSSPPPPSQPSYVYPPPSGGGGSSGGGGYYYAPPYHYGPAPPPPNPIVPYFPYYYHSPPPRNTGSTLFRNSIFCSFLLPLFFSFFFL from the coding sequence ATGGAGCACCACCGGAaaccactctctctcctccccatcctcctcctcctcctcctcaacATCCTCCCTCTCACCACCGCAAACTTCCGTGTTGTCGCCAACTACGAAGTCGCTTGCACAATGTGCAACACATGTCAACCGTGCAACCCTTACCCTTCCTCAACCCCACCACCTCCATCTCCTCCTCCGCCGTCTCCACCACCTCCGGCCACCACCACTGCTGGTTGTCCTCCTCCACCATCACAACCATCCAGCGGCGGCGGTGGTACTAGTGGGAGTTACTACTACTCATCTCCTCCTCCGCCTTCTCAGCCTTCTTATGTCTACCCACCACCTAGTGGCGGCGGTGGAAGCAGCGGAGGAGGAGGTTACTACTACGCGCCGCCGTATCATTACGGTCCAGCGCCACCCCCTCCTAATCCGATCGTTCCTTATTTCCCATATTACTACCATTCCCCTCCTCCGAGAAATACCGGTTCTACCCTTTTTAGAAATTCcattttttgttcatttttaTTGCCTCTATTTTTCTCcttctttttcctataa